A region from the Chitinophaga sp. Cy-1792 genome encodes:
- a CDS encoding lysine N(6)-hydroxylase/L-ornithine N(5)-oxygenase family protein: MQTDKTIYSVIGVGIGPFNLGLAALLQPVPEVSAIFFDQTEHFDWHPGLMLDNTTLQDPFMGTDLVSMADPTSQYSFLNFLKQTGRLYRFFIRHDFYMLRREYNVYCQWVAAQLPNCRFSHRVTGIQYENGHYVVTVQHIRSGTITTYHGERLVLGTGTQPHIPSFISKNKLPAVIHTSEYLAHRKEIQQQGELTIVGSGQSAAEVFHDLLPAAKDGFRLNWFTRSPRFFPMEHSKLTLEISSHNYIEYFQHLPADRRAGILAKQDNLSKGINSSLIDQIYDLLYEMTVGKKSIDVQLHANCELTSLTPIAQHGGYTLQFIQTDQQENFSHQTRYVVLATGYRYNPPTCLEGISDRIRYNHNGTFHVHRNYTIDVHESEIFVQNAETQSHGFVAPDLSLGAYRNSWIINNITGREVYKLEEQVAFQHFGVRHIPEKADMITM; the protein is encoded by the coding sequence ATGCAAACAGATAAAACAATTTATTCAGTGATCGGTGTCGGAATCGGTCCTTTTAACCTGGGACTGGCAGCATTGCTGCAACCAGTACCAGAAGTTTCCGCTATTTTCTTTGATCAGACGGAGCACTTCGACTGGCACCCGGGATTAATGCTGGACAATACCACCCTGCAAGACCCGTTCATGGGAACAGACCTCGTTAGTATGGCCGACCCTACCAGTCAATACAGCTTTCTTAATTTTCTTAAACAAACCGGCAGGTTATATCGCTTCTTCATCCGTCACGACTTTTATATGCTACGGCGCGAGTATAATGTCTATTGCCAGTGGGTGGCCGCGCAGCTACCAAATTGCCGTTTCTCCCATCGGGTAACAGGCATCCAATATGAAAATGGCCACTATGTTGTAACGGTACAGCATATACGTAGCGGAACAATAACGACATACCACGGAGAACGGCTGGTGCTAGGCACCGGCACCCAGCCACATATACCATCTTTCATCAGTAAAAACAAACTCCCAGCTGTCATCCACACTTCTGAATACCTGGCACACCGGAAAGAAATCCAACAGCAGGGAGAACTTACGATCGTTGGCTCAGGACAAAGTGCGGCAGAAGTGTTCCATGATCTGCTGCCAGCTGCAAAAGACGGCTTCCGGTTGAATTGGTTCACACGGTCTCCCCGCTTCTTTCCGATGGAACATTCCAAACTTACGCTGGAGATCAGTTCGCACAACTACATAGAATATTTCCAGCATCTGCCCGCCGACCGGCGTGCCGGAATACTGGCCAAACAAGATAATCTCTCAAAAGGAATCAATAGCAGTCTGATAGACCAGATCTACGATTTACTATATGAGATGACGGTAGGTAAAAAATCAATAGACGTTCAACTACATGCCAATTGTGAATTGACCTCCCTTACTCCTATAGCCCAACATGGAGGTTATACACTGCAGTTTATCCAGACAGATCAACAGGAAAACTTTTCTCACCAGACCAGGTACGTGGTATTGGCCACAGGCTACAGGTATAACCCGCCAACTTGCCTGGAAGGTATTAGTGACCGTATTCGCTACAACCATAACGGAACATTTCACGTACACCGGAACTATACGATAGACGTCCATGAAAGTGAAATATTTGTGCAAAACGCCGAAACACAGTCCCACGGATTTGTAGCACCGGACTTAAGTCTTGGTGCCTATCGCAATTCGTGGATCATCAACAATATTACCGGCAGAGAAGTATATAAGCTGGAAGAACAGGTAGCATTTCAGCACTTCGGCGTGCGGCATATCCCTGAAAAA
- a CDS encoding TauD/TfdA family dioxygenase, whose translation MEKQIFAQENTLKRDWFSPENPPLNPAIVIITAIERLELERIGRSLRKQYGSYESPEYIDSLHLNAYKILPESIARALMRMGTDFSASQYGAVVFRGLIDVDQEALGPTPSSWQEIDKGKIMEYGFICSLLHGAVPSKPVEYYVQRKGGGLMHAIIPDINMAYSQTGSGSKTELFVHTEDAFLFNAADFLSFLFLRNDEKVPSMLYSIRSHGKPGEAMKPLFEEVFKCPKDANFSQQDATGDAPHASILYGNPEAPFIRFDAAEQIFNEDAGQSPEALEHLQKFWNEAQGLIYDEFIPEAGDLIFVNNHLCAHGRNAFTAGFKQEGDQLVPCERRMMLRMMSKTSLIHIQPVAHPQNPYLVMEEHYGKIYPATISSTL comes from the coding sequence ATGGAAAAACAAATTTTCGCCCAGGAAAACACCCTGAAAAGAGACTGGTTTTCTCCTGAAAACCCTCCCTTGAATCCTGCCATAGTGATAATTACAGCTATCGAACGGCTGGAGCTTGAACGTATTGGCAGAAGCCTTAGAAAACAATATGGCAGTTATGAAAGTCCGGAATACATCGATTCGCTGCACCTGAATGCCTATAAGATACTGCCGGAAAGTATTGCCAGAGCATTAATGCGTATGGGGACCGATTTTTCAGCTTCACAATATGGTGCTGTCGTATTCAGAGGACTAATCGATGTCGACCAGGAAGCACTTGGCCCCACACCTTCCAGCTGGCAGGAGATCGACAAGGGAAAAATCATGGAATATGGTTTTATTTGTTCCCTCCTTCACGGTGCAGTACCATCCAAACCGGTGGAATACTATGTACAGCGAAAAGGTGGAGGACTGATGCATGCCATTATTCCTGATATAAACATGGCTTATTCGCAAACAGGTTCCGGTTCAAAGACAGAACTGTTCGTACATACAGAAGATGCATTTCTCTTTAATGCAGCAGATTTTCTGTCCTTCCTTTTCCTGCGCAACGACGAAAAAGTTCCATCCATGCTTTACTCGATCCGATCGCACGGCAAACCGGGCGAAGCGATGAAACCTTTGTTTGAAGAGGTTTTCAAGTGCCCCAAGGACGCCAACTTCAGCCAGCAGGACGCAACCGGTGATGCACCTCATGCCAGTATCCTCTATGGCAACCCCGAAGCCCCTTTTATCCGCTTTGATGCAGCGGAACAAATCTTCAACGAAGATGCAGGCCAGAGCCCCGAAGCCCTCGAACACCTGCAAAAGTTCTGGAATGAAGCACAGGGACTCATCTATGATGAATTCATTCCTGAGGCAGGCGACCTGATTTTTGTCAATAACCACTTATGTGCACATGGCCGTAATGCATTTACCGCAGGGTTTAAACAGGAAGGAGACCAGCTGGTACCATGCGAAAGAAGGATGATGCTACGCATGATGAGTAAAACGAGTCTCATTCATATTCAACCAGTGGCCCATCCGCAGAATCCTTACCTGGTGATGGAAGAACATTACGGGAAAATATACCCCGCCACCATTTCCTCTACATTATAA
- a CDS encoding aspartate aminotransferase family protein has protein sequence MNDITLPAIAVPSKEIFHENTAAEYNFAIDAAKELINTFLEKNRTPFSGITPGQLRQLFSQVDFDTPLADYKELFLEVERLYVNHATAFHLPNYIAHLNCPVVIPALAAEVLIAAINSSQDTWDQSAGGTLMEQKLISWTCNEIGFSTASDGVFTAGGSQSNLMGLLLARDYFSREKLGHNIRKHGLPESASRFRIFVSEMTHFSIQNTVSLMGLGERSLVKVKTDEGFRMRADSLEEAIEKELEQGNLPIAVIATAGTTDFGNIDPLGAIGKIAAKHSLWMHVDAAYGCGLLLSSKYRHRLNGITFANSVTTDYHKAFFQPISSSALLVKDKKYLDLITHHADYLNPQENIFEGLNQINKTITQSTRRFDALKLWCTLRLMGKQKLGACIDAIIDTTEQAADILEKDPDFELLTHSDISALVFRYHPAEVKDDIFSDKLNQYIKKEMFQEGKAIVAGTRVNDAFYLKFTLLNPLTTSNDIRNIIGIIKKHGAAFLQPQLSPAL, from the coding sequence ATGAACGATATCACACTACCAGCGATTGCTGTTCCTTCAAAAGAAATTTTTCACGAAAACACCGCAGCTGAGTATAATTTTGCCATCGATGCAGCAAAGGAGCTGATCAATACTTTTCTTGAAAAGAACCGTACACCCTTCAGCGGTATCACTCCTGGTCAGCTCAGACAGCTATTCAGTCAGGTTGATTTTGACACACCGCTTGCTGACTATAAGGAACTTTTCCTGGAAGTGGAAAGGCTGTATGTTAACCATGCCACCGCGTTTCATTTGCCCAACTATATCGCCCACCTTAACTGCCCGGTAGTCATTCCGGCATTGGCTGCGGAAGTGCTGATCGCTGCCATTAATTCTTCGCAGGACACCTGGGACCAAAGCGCAGGAGGCACGCTTATGGAGCAAAAATTAATATCCTGGACCTGCAACGAAATTGGTTTCAGTACAGCATCCGATGGCGTTTTCACGGCAGGCGGTTCTCAGAGTAACCTGATGGGATTGCTTCTTGCAAGAGATTATTTCTCCAGAGAAAAGTTAGGACATAACATCAGAAAACATGGCCTCCCGGAAAGTGCGTCCCGCTTCAGGATCTTCGTATCTGAAATGACCCATTTCAGCATACAGAATACCGTCTCGCTGATGGGACTCGGGGAGCGATCACTTGTTAAGGTAAAGACAGATGAAGGCTTCCGCATGAGGGCTGATTCCTTAGAGGAAGCCATAGAAAAAGAACTGGAGCAAGGCAATCTGCCAATTGCAGTAATAGCGACCGCCGGAACAACAGACTTCGGCAATATCGACCCACTCGGTGCGATAGGGAAAATAGCAGCAAAACATAGCCTGTGGATGCATGTTGACGCTGCCTATGGATGTGGCTTGCTACTTAGCAGCAAATACCGCCACCGGCTTAATGGCATAACATTCGCCAATTCCGTTACCACTGATTATCATAAAGCTTTCTTTCAGCCAATCAGTAGCAGCGCTTTGCTGGTAAAGGATAAAAAATACCTGGACCTTATTACCCATCATGCCGACTATCTTAACCCACAGGAAAATATTTTTGAAGGCCTGAACCAGATTAATAAAACCATTACGCAAAGCACACGCCGCTTCGATGCGCTGAAACTTTGGTGCACACTTCGACTAATGGGTAAACAGAAACTGGGAGCCTGTATCGATGCAATTATTGATACAACCGAACAGGCAGCAGATATCCTTGAAAAAGATCCCGACTTCGAATTACTCACACATTCCGATATCAGTGCGTTGGTATTCCGTTACCACCCTGCAGAAGTGAAGGACGATATATTTTCCGACAAGTTGAATCAGTATATCAAAAAAGAGATGTTCCAGGAAGGAAAAGCTATCGTGGCAGGCACCAGGGTCAACGATGCCTTCTACCTCAAATTCACCTTACTTAATCCGCTCACCACCAGCAACGATATAAGGAACATTATCGGTATCATCAAAAAACATGGTGCCGCATTTCTGCAACCACAACTTTCACCAGCCCTATAA
- a CDS encoding GNAT family N-acetyltransferase, producing MSDTKLTQVDTTLFTLRALQMEQDIPIIHDWVNREYARYWQMQHTSTEDVKAVYTAITQTKGTQVLMGFYAGHPAFLLECYWVNEDPLSNYYDAMPGDLGFHILVAPAEKPIHNFTWNVFSVIIEYMLSEPAVHRLVVEPDVRNEKIHILNKRAGFEYQKIISLPQKDAYLGFCTREQYNAAKSAGSSIIPQLFSRQVTQMGHFSFRPLQLDTDIFLIHNWVNREYAKYWQMQHTSIEQVKHTYTSIIQSKHAQAFLGFCNNVPAFLWESYYAANDPIGKYYDVQEGDYGLHLLVAPPDRVIHGYTLQILHTIMQYMLMNDAVKRVIVEPDIRNEKMHVLTQKVGFAYTRELQLPHKKAYLAFCTREQYAATLPAATLLTQKN from the coding sequence ATGTCGGACACCAAATTGACACAGGTAGACACTACCTTGTTCACCCTTCGTGCGCTCCAAATGGAGCAAGACATCCCCATTATCCATGATTGGGTAAACAGGGAATATGCCCGATACTGGCAAATGCAGCATACTTCTACCGAAGATGTAAAGGCAGTATATACGGCCATTACACAGACAAAAGGTACCCAGGTACTGATGGGCTTTTATGCCGGACATCCAGCCTTCCTGCTGGAATGCTATTGGGTAAATGAGGATCCGCTTAGTAATTATTACGATGCCATGCCCGGGGATTTGGGTTTCCACATCCTTGTCGCCCCCGCTGAAAAGCCTATCCACAATTTTACATGGAACGTTTTTTCCGTCATCATCGAATATATGCTATCTGAGCCTGCCGTACACCGGCTAGTAGTAGAGCCGGATGTACGAAATGAGAAGATCCATATCCTCAACAAACGAGCAGGATTTGAATACCAAAAGATCATTTCCCTACCACAGAAAGATGCTTATCTCGGCTTCTGCACACGCGAGCAATATAATGCTGCAAAAAGTGCCGGCAGCTCCATTATCCCGCAGCTTTTTAGCCGTCAGGTAACCCAGATGGGCCACTTTTCATTCAGGCCACTGCAACTGGATACAGACATCTTCCTCATTCATAACTGGGTAAACCGGGAATATGCAAAATACTGGCAAATGCAACATACCAGTATTGAACAGGTAAAGCACACATATACTTCCATCATCCAGTCCAAACACGCACAGGCTTTCCTAGGTTTCTGCAATAACGTACCTGCCTTTCTCTGGGAAAGTTATTACGCCGCAAATGATCCGATCGGAAAATATTACGATGTGCAGGAAGGTGACTACGGACTGCATTTGCTGGTAGCACCACCAGACCGGGTAATTCATGGCTACACCTTACAAATCCTTCACACTATTATGCAATACATGCTGATGAACGATGCGGTAAAAAGAGTGATTGTGGAGCCAGACATCAGAAATGAAAAGATGCATGTACTTACTCAAAAGGTCGGTTTTGCATACACGAGGGAACTACAGCTCCCTCACAAAAAGGCTTACCTCGCATTTTGTACCCGCGAACAATATGCCGCCACTTTGCCAGCAGCAACATTACTCACACAAAAAAATTAA
- a CDS encoding IucA/IucC family siderophore biosynthesis protein: MNTTSIATSPAITEKVTRLFISKIISELAHEGTLQPVWQDGNYALHTDDTGIIYRFSAKVYALNHWVLYPDSIEKIVNGNITPLEVISFITSLNSQIGIAPETLPDYMEEVAGTLYGSVQLQEAPEVGYLATADYQAIERAMTGHPRFITNNGRVGFDMSDYHLYAPEAAVPLQLIWLAGHRSRAEFTGSAGLEYSQFIQQELSPADLTSFRQVLSEKGLDVEQYYFIPVHPWQWYNKILHLFSHDIATNLLVCLGYSTDKYQPQQSIRTFFNCSHPEKSYVKTALGILNMGYVRILSPYFMRTTPAINDWVYALVEQDDYLQQHRFCVLREIAAVGYTNQHLEDALKEDSPYKKMLASLWRESPVPKLQGKQRPVTMAALLHKDPAGNALLPELIKVSGRKAQDWVTTYLNLYMKPLLHCFYQYNLVFMPHGENIILVLENNVPVRVIMKDIGEEVVLMDTTTILPEAAKRIMAPVPEEYRTRPLFTQLFDGIFRFIAAILDEQGGLPEQEFWQLTAKCIQEYQQEFPALSEKFRQYDLFTPFIAPDALNRMQIRNSRKLRDRSNPFDVPGINAVSNPIARFKL; encoded by the coding sequence ATGAACACCACCTCAATAGCAACATCTCCTGCCATTACAGAAAAAGTTACCAGGTTATTCATTAGTAAGATAATCTCAGAACTGGCGCACGAAGGAACGTTACAGCCTGTATGGCAGGATGGCAATTACGCGCTTCACACAGATGACACTGGCATCATTTACCGTTTTTCAGCTAAGGTATATGCGCTTAATCACTGGGTATTATACCCTGACTCCATTGAAAAAATTGTAAATGGTAATATTACCCCGCTGGAAGTCATCAGTTTTATTACGTCACTCAACAGTCAAATAGGCATCGCACCAGAGACCTTACCAGATTATATGGAAGAAGTGGCCGGAACACTCTATGGAAGTGTGCAGCTGCAGGAAGCGCCCGAGGTGGGCTACCTTGCCACAGCAGATTACCAGGCAATAGAACGAGCGATGACCGGACACCCCCGTTTTATTACCAATAATGGACGGGTAGGATTCGACATGAGTGACTATCACCTGTATGCTCCGGAAGCCGCCGTACCATTGCAGCTGATCTGGCTGGCCGGCCACAGGAGCCGTGCAGAATTTACCGGTAGCGCAGGCCTGGAATACTCCCAATTTATTCAGCAGGAACTTAGTCCTGCTGATCTGACCTCATTCCGGCAGGTACTGAGTGAAAAAGGACTCGATGTGGAACAATACTATTTCATACCAGTCCATCCCTGGCAGTGGTATAATAAAATATTACATCTCTTTTCTCATGATATAGCTACCAACCTGCTGGTATGTCTTGGTTACAGTACCGATAAGTACCAACCGCAACAATCTATCAGAACATTCTTTAACTGCAGTCATCCTGAGAAAAGCTATGTAAAGACAGCACTCGGCATCCTGAACATGGGTTATGTGCGGATACTTTCACCCTACTTCATGCGCACAACCCCTGCTATCAACGATTGGGTATATGCGCTTGTAGAACAGGATGACTATCTGCAACAACATCGCTTTTGTGTTTTACGGGAAATAGCAGCTGTTGGCTATACGAACCAGCATCTTGAAGATGCGCTGAAAGAAGACAGCCCATACAAGAAGATGCTGGCTTCTCTCTGGCGGGAAAGTCCAGTACCCAAACTACAGGGGAAACAACGGCCGGTTACCATGGCAGCATTGCTTCATAAGGATCCTGCTGGCAATGCTCTTTTACCAGAACTCATCAAGGTTTCAGGAAGGAAGGCGCAGGATTGGGTAACAACATACCTCAACCTTTACATGAAACCGCTGCTACATTGTTTCTACCAATACAACCTTGTGTTTATGCCACATGGAGAAAACATCATACTGGTATTGGAAAACAATGTACCAGTAAGGGTTATCATGAAGGATATCGGAGAAGAAGTAGTACTGATGGATACAACAACCATATTGCCAGAGGCAGCAAAACGTATCATGGCTCCTGTGCCGGAGGAATACAGGACACGTCCTCTTTTCACTCAGCTGTTTGACGGCATCTTCCGCTTCATTGCAGCCATCCTGGACGAGCAGGGAGGGCTGCCTGAACAGGAATTCTGGCAATTAACAGCGAAATGCATCCAGGAATACCAGCAGGAATTCCCGGCGTTGTCAGAAAAATTCAGGCAGTATGACCTCTTTACGCCGTTTATCGCCCCAGATGCACTGAACAGGATGCAAATACGCAACAGCCGTAAGCTGCGTGACCGTTCCAATCCATTTGATGTACCAGGCATCAACGCTGTCAGTAATCCGATTGCCAGATTTAAATTATAA
- a CDS encoding prolyl oligopeptidase family protein, producing MRTLIIILLTTLHGYAQTVMQDTTIDNYGGTPVADPYRWLEYDAAINTRNWISLQRTKTQHYLDAIPFRKALTEQLSATWNFSRETPPVKVGNYYFFTRNNGLQPQNVWYLRKGLQGQAEELLDPNKLSDDGTAAVTMLGFSGNNRYLAYAVASAGSDWNTIRIMDIATRRTLPDEMKWVKFPKAAWKGNGFYYSRYPAPAPDHALTARNTLNQVYFHKLRTAQENDSLIYEAPMSVAAFVTSDERFLIISSLPGSFLGYKMTSSTGNALHYQDLSLPHGHLLPLLSGYEHHHIIVDNVGEKLLLQTDEDAPNNKLVLLDPVHPEKTHWQTMIPEQSSSLENIDAGGGYLWVSYLKDASSLVCQYDYSGKKVRDIQLPGIGTARNFSASKGDKDIFYIYTDFTTPETVYRLNIQDGTSVVYRKPGYKGATSGYETKQVFVPSKDGTPIPLFIVYKKGLRLDGCNPVFMQGHGGFKRNLTPFFHVPRMLFLERGGIYAQPNLRGGNEYGEAWHQGGMKGNRQNAVDDFIAVTEYLIREKYTRPSLIAITGVSTGAVMIGAAINQHPDLFRAAIPVAGCMDMLRYHKFTIGNTWAEEYGTSDNKEQFAYLIRYSPLHNITTGKSYPAVMALTGDHDDTVVPAHSYKYIATLQQKQGGNNPVLIRIDSNSGHGPGKPTQKVIAEAADAWCFIFQELGVSW from the coding sequence ATGCGGACGCTGATAATTATCCTTCTTACTACGCTGCATGGCTATGCACAAACTGTAATGCAGGATACCACCATTGACAACTATGGCGGTACGCCCGTAGCTGACCCTTACCGCTGGCTGGAATATGATGCTGCTATAAACACCAGGAACTGGATCAGTCTTCAGCGTACAAAAACACAACATTACCTGGATGCCATCCCATTCAGGAAAGCATTGACCGAACAACTCTCTGCCACCTGGAACTTTTCCCGTGAAACACCACCGGTAAAGGTGGGGAATTACTATTTTTTTACCAGAAACAATGGGTTGCAGCCACAAAACGTGTGGTACCTCCGTAAGGGGCTACAGGGGCAGGCTGAGGAGCTGCTTGATCCGAATAAATTATCGGATGATGGCACAGCTGCTGTAACAATGCTGGGGTTCTCCGGCAACAACCGTTACCTTGCTTACGCTGTGGCCAGTGCCGGGTCGGATTGGAATACGATTCGTATCATGGATATCGCAACGCGGAGAACGTTGCCGGATGAAATGAAGTGGGTCAAATTCCCTAAAGCTGCCTGGAAAGGCAACGGGTTCTATTACAGCCGCTACCCGGCCCCTGCTCCCGACCACGCGTTAACTGCGCGGAATACGCTGAACCAGGTATATTTTCATAAGCTGCGTACAGCACAGGAAAATGATAGTCTTATATATGAGGCACCTATGAGCGTAGCAGCTTTTGTAACATCGGATGAACGCTTCCTGATTATTTCCTCCCTGCCCGGTTCATTCCTGGGATATAAAATGACAAGCAGCACTGGTAACGCCTTGCATTACCAGGATCTTTCGCTGCCCCATGGTCACCTGCTCCCTTTACTTTCCGGGTATGAGCATCATCATATCATCGTTGATAATGTAGGAGAAAAATTACTCCTGCAAACAGACGAAGATGCACCCAATAACAAATTGGTACTGCTCGATCCAGTACATCCGGAAAAAACACATTGGCAAACGATGATTCCAGAACAATCTTCATCACTTGAAAATATCGACGCCGGTGGAGGATACCTGTGGGTCAGCTATCTGAAAGATGCCAGCAGTCTGGTATGTCAATATGATTATTCCGGAAAGAAGGTTAGGGACATACAACTACCCGGCATTGGTACCGCGCGCAACTTTTCTGCGAGCAAAGGTGATAAAGATATATTCTATATCTACACAGATTTTACTACTCCGGAAACTGTCTACCGTCTGAACATTCAGGATGGAACATCAGTAGTGTACCGGAAACCCGGTTATAAAGGTGCTACCAGCGGCTATGAAACCAAACAGGTATTTGTACCATCGAAAGACGGCACACCGATCCCCCTCTTTATAGTATATAAAAAGGGGCTACGGCTGGATGGATGCAATCCTGTATTTATGCAGGGACATGGCGGATTTAAACGTAACCTCACTCCTTTTTTTCATGTACCCCGGATGCTGTTTCTTGAAAGAGGCGGCATTTACGCTCAACCAAATTTGCGTGGCGGAAATGAATATGGAGAGGCATGGCATCAGGGTGGCATGAAAGGCAACCGGCAAAATGCAGTGGATGATTTTATTGCAGTTACTGAATACCTGATCAGGGAAAAATATACTCGTCCGTCGCTGATCGCCATTACCGGTGTTTCCACAGGTGCTGTTATGATAGGTGCTGCTATCAATCAGCATCCGGACCTCTTCAGAGCAGCTATTCCGGTGGCAGGCTGCATGGATATGTTACGCTATCACAAGTTTACTATCGGTAATACCTGGGCGGAAGAATATGGCACCAGCGATAATAAAGAACAATTCGCCTATCTGATCAGGTATTCTCCGCTGCACAACATTACTACTGGCAAGTCATATCCTGCAGTCATGGCACTCACTGGTGACCACGACGATACGGTGGTGCCAGCGCATTCCTATAAATATATTGCTACCCTCCAGCAAAAACAAGGTGGCAACAACCCTGTCCTGATCCGCATAGACAGTAATTCCGGCCATGGCCCAGGTAAACCTACACAAAAAGTGATTGCAGAAGCTGCCGACGCCTGGTGCTTTATTTTCCAGGAACTGGGTGTATCCTGGTAA
- a CDS encoding IucA/IucC family siderophore biosynthesis protein has translation MNKPPVNISPQQAAAHLTPAVWKKVNLLHVRKIISEFAHELLIVPQLKETVNAWGHYILSADDPAIEYHFRAKVLKLDHWHIDITSLCKYINGEQSEIDSLRFIIEFKTKINISEAVLPVYLEEISSTLYSSAYHHTYNTLTSETLAISDYQVIEQAMMAGHPCFIANNGRIGFDATDYRRFAPESADPFPLLWVAAHKERTGYTGGTALPYDQLIAEELDTDTLAQFFQILDNLQLDRNDYYFIPVHPWQWFNKLAIIFANDLSSGQLVYLGPAKDKYIPQQSIRTFYNITSPQRRYTKTSLSILNMGFMRGLHASFVLTAPPICEWVNNIVESDDFLREKGFVLLQEVAAVGYTNPHYASIIRDDNSSYNGMLSALWRESPRQRLKPGQRLMTMAALLHVDTFGNALLPSLIKASGMSTTAWLKQYLDCYLTPLLHCYYYHDMRFMPHGENVILIIENNVPAGVIMKDIAEEIAVLNPDLPMPENVRQIYMKVADHLKILSIFTQAFDCFFRFLQEILVEHAAYPETQFWGLVADCVTTYQQRFPQLQEKYEKIDLFAPEIIKTCLNRLQIRNNRKMVDHMYDPFKSQQFAGTLQNPLAAFSPQPVTSIDQQ, from the coding sequence ATGAATAAACCTCCCGTTAATATTAGTCCGCAACAGGCTGCAGCACATCTCACACCAGCGGTCTGGAAAAAAGTTAACCTGTTGCATGTCCGTAAAATAATCAGCGAATTTGCACATGAGTTACTGATTGTACCTCAGTTGAAAGAAACGGTAAATGCCTGGGGACACTATATACTTTCCGCCGATGATCCGGCTATTGAATATCATTTCCGGGCAAAAGTGCTGAAACTGGACCATTGGCATATCGACATTACTTCTCTCTGTAAATATATAAATGGCGAACAGTCTGAGATTGACTCTCTCCGCTTTATTATTGAGTTCAAAACAAAGATCAATATCAGTGAAGCGGTACTACCAGTATACCTGGAAGAAATCAGCAGTACACTTTATAGTAGCGCATACCACCATACCTATAACACATTGACTTCTGAAACGCTGGCCATTTCAGACTATCAGGTAATAGAACAGGCTATGATGGCCGGTCACCCCTGCTTTATCGCCAACAATGGCCGCATCGGATTCGACGCTACAGACTATCGCAGGTTTGCCCCTGAATCGGCAGACCCGTTCCCGCTGCTCTGGGTAGCCGCACATAAGGAAAGAACTGGTTATACCGGCGGAACAGCACTACCATATGATCAGCTGATCGCCGAAGAACTGGACACCGACACGCTGGCGCAGTTCTTTCAAATACTGGACAACCTGCAGCTCGATCGCAACGACTATTATTTCATTCCTGTTCATCCCTGGCAATGGTTTAACAAACTCGCCATTATTTTTGCCAACGATTTGTCCAGCGGGCAACTCGTATACCTGGGCCCGGCGAAAGACAAATATATTCCGCAACAATCCATCCGCACTTTCTATAACATAACCTCTCCTCAACGGCGATATACCAAAACCTCTTTGTCTATACTCAATATGGGCTTTATGCGCGGCCTGCATGCCAGCTTTGTACTCACCGCCCCTCCTATTTGCGAATGGGTCAACAATATTGTGGAGAGCGACGATTTTCTGCGTGAGAAAGGATTCGTGCTATTGCAGGAAGTAGCCGCCGTTGGCTATACCAATCCACATTATGCCAGTATCATCAGAGATGACAACTCATCGTATAACGGCATGCTGTCCGCCCTCTGGCGGGAAAGTCCCCGGCAGAGGCTTAAGCCCGGGCAAAGACTGATGACAATGGCAGCACTGCTACATGTGGATACCTTCGGCAATGCATTACTGCCTTCGCTGATCAAGGCTTCAGGCATGAGCACCACTGCCTGGCTGAAACAGTACCTCGATTGCTATCTAACCCCGTTATTGCATTGTTACTATTATCACGATATGCGCTTTATGCCGCATGGAGAGAATGTCATCCTTATTATTGAAAACAATGTACCAGCGGGGGTTATTATGAAAGATATCGCGGAAGAAATAGCCGTGCTTAATCCTGACCTTCCTATGCCGGAAAATGTCAGACAGATTTACATGAAAGTGGCAGACCACCTGAAAATTCTATCCATCTTCACACAGGCATTTGATTGCTTTTTCCGTTTTCTGCAGGAGATTCTTGTGGAACATGCCGCCTACCCGGAAACGCAATTCTGGGGACTGGTAGCCGATTGTGTTACCACTTACCAGCAACGGTTCCCGCAATTACAGGAGAAATATGAAAAAATAGATCTCTTCGCTCCTGAGATTATAAAAACCTGTCTGAACAGGTTACAGATACGTAACAACCGAAAGATGGTTGACCACATGTATGATCCGTTTAAAAGCCAGCAATTTGCCGGTACACTTCAAAATCCGCTGGCAGCATTCAGTCCGCAACCAGTAACTTCAATTGATCAACAATGA